The genomic region GGTTGTGATCAACGTTGGTGGCATGCGTCATGAAACTTACATGAGCACTCTCAAGAGCTTGCCTGGTACCCGTTTGGCTAAACTGATGGATCATGACCCAAGTGGTGACCTTGAATTCTTCTTCGACAGACATCCAGGTGTTTTCTCCAATGTTCTGAATTATTACAGAACCGGTAAGCTTCACTGTCCAACAGATGTCTGCGGTCCCCTTTTTGAAGAGGAGTTGGCCTTTTGGGAGGTCGACAAGGCGGACGTGGAACCTTGTTGCTGGATAACATTCTGCCAACATAGGGATGCCGAAGTGGCCCTTGCAGCGTTCGGGCCATCTGACTCAAAAGAGCACCACAATGAAGAGTTTCCAGAGTCATTCGATGTTGAGGACAACCCAGCTAATTCTCAGAGCTGCTGCAAAAGGTGGAAAGCAAAAATATGGGCTTTATTTGACGACCCATTCTCGTCTAAGGCTGCCAAGGTTTGTAGTCTTTATTCTCTCCCAATTAAAAAAAAAGTAGTTTTGATAGGGACTGAATCAGGCTAGTCAGTGTGAGGCTGGGTAATTCCCTATACATATAAAAGCAGCGAATAAAGAGCACAAGCTGTGGAGAAGGTGGTGTGGTAGCAGGCAGGCTCTGTTTACTGCAGTTATAAACCATATGGCTTTTCCATAAACCAAACAGCTCTATGCAGAGCAGGCAGCAGGCATAGATACAGATCACAGCAGTGAAACAGAGTCACTCATTTTGAAGAACAATAAACACTTGCACTGGCTTGGAGATGCACGTGGAAGCAGCTCTGAAAGCCTCAAGCACATCTGATGAACCACACCTCTTTAAAGGCTGTGTTTATGAATACTGAGTTTGTGCCCCTGCTCTGCCCCTCTGGAAACCTAATTCTCAAACCTATACATCCAGATCACCTTCTGTGCATGTGTTAATTTGCGTACACATTTTCTTCTTTGTTAATGTAGTCTATATCACTACCTCATATTCTGAGCAGCTGAAATAAGAATCCCGCGGTGATTTGAACGAACATTCAAGGCCTTTATGAAGGCTACAACCTTCTCTGTCTGCGGTAATGGATATTTGCAGTTGCACAAGCAGGACACAGTCCATACATGTTGGATTGGAGTAAAAACaatctgtgttttgtgggatgCTGTAGGCCAATCTTCGTAGTTGCTGCCATTTCGTTGCCACTTGCCAGAGTTGCTGAAATAGAACACTACTACTTtggctgcctgtctgcctcctgtTTAGCCAATGTTTACAactatgattttaaaaaataacaCTAAATTGCTAATTAGACTATATGTCTGTGTCCTGCTTGTGTTTAGCTGCAAATAGCTGCATGTAACTCCCCACTTGAGTTATGCCTCGGGGCAAAAAACTATCTGCAAGTTTGTATGAACATGTTGATCCTCTTTTGTGTACAACATGTAAATAGCTGCATGCAGCCGAATTCCCCTCCTgaaaaaataacatgaaattgtgCATATGCTTAATAGCCTCCTGAGGCATGGAATCCAATAAATAGTTGGAACATGTCAACCATGCCCTTTGTGTACAACATAAGATTTGTGGGCTACACCTGGGGTGTAATCATTTGCCAAACAATCGTTTTTATTGAACAAATTCAGGGAGATCACGCCCCGtttcgtttgcttccgtttaggaaaagttttgcaacagaatcagcCATATCCATATCTTTAAGCCACGCACTtcacaaatacaatttaaaacaACAAATAATAAGATATAAATAAAAGTAATCACAGACAAAAAGGGCAAAAAAACAACTACTACAAAAGGTAGTAGCATAaaccaaatgtaaaaaataagtaAAGGCACACCTGGGGTGtgcaaaaataaaacaaaaaatccTCTGTTTCTACTACACTCAGATTCTCTTGTCGGCTGTTCCATAGGCTAGGACTGTAATAATAAAAGCAGCTTCACCAGAATTGAAGCTTCAGGGTGAATCTCAATTCTATGTTCTTCTTACATATGTTTTCCTTTCCTCCTTCTTAAAACAGAGAATATTAGTGTGCAGGAACTTCAGATCTTCTGCTCCAATGTGCTTTGagaaggagatggggagagaagatGTGAGGAATTAaaaaatgcaattgagattcaccCTTGAATGGTTCAGTAATGTAACTCTCATTAGCTCATGTCACTCAAATGAAGGTACTGTGGCTCCATATGAAACAGCAACCATGGGATTGAGTCAGTTCAGGAGACAACAGCCTCATCTCACCAACCAATAGCCTTTTTGATACAATGTATGTCCAACACGCCAATCAAACCTAGAAGACAAATAAAtcagtgtgttgtttgtgtctttAATCATTATGAGATGATCCACTCAGAGTCATATGATAACCCTTCTTGTCATTTGCAGGTCATTGCGTTTGTTTCCCTCTTCTTCGTCCTCCTTTCCATCACAGCTTTCTGTCTGGAGACACATGAGAGCTTCCACACGTTAGAGCAACGCACAGAGCTGGTCAATAATGGGAACCACACAGAAGAGGTGACGTACTATGAGATAGTGACCGAACCTACTCTGACTGTGGTGGAGGGCGTCTGTGTGGTGTGGTTCATATTTGAGTTCCTGGTCCGTTTCACCTGCTGCTCCAACATACTGGTGTTTGTGAAGAACATACTAAACATCATTGACTTTGTGGCCATCCTGCCCTTCTTCCTGGATGTGGGGCTGGGTGGGAATGCCCTGGGCTTCCTGCGTGTGCTGAACTTTGTGAGGATCCTGAGGATCTTTAAGCTGATGCGCCACATGGTGGGAGTGCGTGTGTTAGTCTACACACTAAAGGCCAGCGTTCAAGAGTTCTGCCTCCTTGCTGTCTTCTTTGGAATTGGAATGCTAATTTTCAGCACCCTGGAATTCTACGCAGAGCGAGTACATGGTGACCCTGAAGACCCAACTTTGTCTGCGCACACCAA from Oncorhynchus kisutch isolate 150728-3 linkage group LG5, Okis_V2, whole genome shotgun sequence harbors:
- the LOC109891113 gene encoding potassium voltage-gated channel subfamily C member 2: MISSMYVSSQGHTSAHGLDRTSLKTYLREDWDTKGDVMKKVVINVGGMRHETYMSTLKSLPGTRLAKLMDHDPSGDLEFFFDRHPGVFSNVLNYYRTGKLHCPTDVCGPLFEEELAFWEVDKADVEPCCWITFCQHRDAEVALAAFGPSDSKEHHNEEFPESFDVEDNPANSQSCCKRWKAKIWALFDDPFSSKAAKVIAFVSLFFVLLSITAFCLETHESFHTLEQRTELVNNGNHTEEVTYYEIVTEPTLTVVEGVCVVWFIFEFLVRFTCCSNILVFVKNILNIIDFVAILPFFLDVGLGGNALGFLRVLNFVRILRIFKLMRHMVGVRVLVYTLKASVQEFCLLAVFFGIGMLIFSTLEFYAERVHGDPEDPTLSAHTNFKNIPIGFWWAVVTMTTLGYGDMYPETCSGMVIGALCALAGILTIAMPVPVIVNNFRLYYSLAMAQQKLPKKKKRQHLPLSGTLSQPSPSGEQVE